A window of Bacillota bacterium contains these coding sequences:
- a CDS encoding sigma 54-interacting transcriptional regulator codes for GLVGRSSKLSLLLRRARLVASLDCPVLIIGETGTGKDLLARYIHACGPRARSPFEAVNLAAVPETLFESEMFGYAAGSFTGAARGGREGRFQRAGDGTLFLDEVGDMPLSVQAKLLRVLEDRCIEPVGSARKVVFRARVIAATNRDLEQMVAAGTFRADLYYRLAVVTLELPPLRERAGDIPLIAAHVLARLADRYGLPAKQLCAEALAVLQAYPWPGNIRELRNVLEQLFAFAPSPVVTVDDLPPSLVAASRGPRRVCLPPAMAGTDLKSAVRSWEREVILRALEMSGGNKSEAARRLGITRAALYRKLSGCR; via the coding sequence TGGGGCTTGTCGGACGGAGTTCGAAACTGTCTCTTTTGCTGCGGCGGGCGCGTCTTGTCGCCTCTCTTGACTGCCCAGTGTTGATTATCGGGGAGACGGGTACGGGGAAGGACCTTCTTGCCCGGTACATTCACGCGTGTGGTCCCCGGGCGAGATCGCCTTTCGAGGCCGTAAACCTTGCTGCGGTTCCAGAAACGCTCTTTGAGTCGGAGATGTTCGGTTACGCCGCGGGGTCGTTCACGGGAGCGGCCAGGGGAGGGCGTGAAGGGCGCTTTCAGCGGGCGGGTGACGGCACCCTGTTCTTGGACGAGGTAGGGGATATGCCTCTTTCCGTTCAGGCCAAGCTCTTGCGGGTCCTGGAGGACCGGTGCATCGAGCCAGTTGGCAGCGCACGGAAAGTTGTGTTTCGCGCGCGGGTCATCGCGGCCACCAACCGGGATCTGGAGCAGATGGTGGCCGCGGGGACGTTTCGGGCGGACCTTTACTACCGTCTGGCGGTGGTGACGCTGGAACTGCCGCCTCTCCGAGAAAGGGCGGGAGACATTCCGCTGATAGCGGCCCATGTTCTGGCGAGACTCGCGGACCGGTACGGGCTGCCTGCAAAGCAGTTGTGTGCGGAGGCGCTCGCGGTTCTCCAGGCATACCCCTGGCCAGGGAACATCCGGGAGCTTCGCAACGTCCTGGAGCAGCTGTTTGCCTTTGCTCCCTCGCCAGTGGTAACGGTCGATGACCTACCCCCCTCTTTGGTGGCGGCATCGCGCGGGCCGCGGCGGGTCTGCCTCCCGCCTGCGATGGCGGGCACGGACTTGAAGTCGGCTGTGCGGTCGTGGGAGCGGGAAGTGATACTTCGGGCTCTGGAGATGTCCGGGGGCAATAAGTCTGAAGCCGCCAGGCGGCTTGGGATCACGCGAGCGGCACTGTACAGGAAGCTTTCCGGCTGCCGTTGA